In Carnobacterium sp. CP1, the following are encoded in one genomic region:
- a CDS encoding coenzyme F420-0:L-glutamate ligase, producing MERVVGTVTRGLRCPIVNEGDRIEEIVMESVLAASESEGFQILDKDIVAITESIVARAQGNYATTDQIAQDIQTKFGQETIGVIFPILSRNRFGNCLRGIAKGAKKIVLMLSYPADEVGNHLVDLDMLDEKGVNPWTDVLTEEEFRNHFGYKKHAFTGIDYIEFYKSLIEEAGAECEIIFSNNPRTILDYTKNVLTCDIHTRNRTKKILKANGGEKIYSLDNVLAESIDGSGYNEEFGLLGSNTATEDSIKLFPRNCQPVVDQIQHMLKEKTGKNVEVMVYGDGAFKDPVGMIWELADPVVSPAYTSGLEGTPSEVKLKYLADNNFADLRGEELKQAISSFIDNKDVDLVGSNETLGTTPRQLTDLIGSLADLTSGSGDKGTPIVFIQGYFDNYTN from the coding sequence TTGGAACGTGTAGTTGGAACAGTTACTAGAGGGCTTCGTTGTCCTATTGTTAATGAAGGAGATCGGATTGAAGAGATCGTAATGGAAAGCGTATTGGCTGCTTCAGAATCTGAAGGCTTTCAAATTCTTGATAAAGATATTGTAGCGATCACAGAATCGATCGTTGCCCGGGCTCAAGGAAATTATGCAACCACAGATCAAATTGCTCAAGATATCCAAACAAAATTTGGCCAAGAGACGATCGGCGTCATCTTTCCTATCTTAAGCCGTAACCGTTTTGGAAACTGTTTGCGCGGTATTGCTAAAGGAGCTAAAAAAATAGTTTTGATGCTTAGCTATCCAGCAGACGAAGTTGGGAATCATTTAGTTGATCTTGATATGCTTGATGAAAAAGGCGTCAATCCTTGGACTGACGTTTTAACAGAAGAAGAATTCCGCAATCATTTCGGATATAAAAAACATGCATTTACAGGTATTGATTATATTGAATTCTATAAATCATTAATAGAAGAAGCCGGAGCCGAATGCGAAATAATCTTCTCTAATAACCCAAGAACGATTCTTGACTATACAAAAAATGTTTTGACTTGTGATATCCACACAAGAAACAGAACTAAAAAAATATTAAAAGCAAATGGCGGAGAAAAAATCTACAGCCTTGATAATGTCTTAGCTGAATCAATCGATGGCAGTGGATATAATGAAGAATTTGGCCTTTTAGGTTCAAATACAGCAACGGAAGACAGCATAAAACTGTTTCCGCGCAATTGCCAACCTGTCGTAGATCAAATCCAACATATGCTTAAAGAAAAAACTGGTAAAAATGTAGAAGTCATGGTTTATGGAGATGGAGCATTCAAAGATCCAGTCGGAATGATTTGGGAACTGGCTGATCCAGTTGTATCTCCCGCATACACATCAGGACTTGAAGGAACTCCTAGCGAAGTAAAATTAAAATACCTTGCTGACAACAATTTTGCTGATTTAAGAGGCGAAGAATTGAAACAAGCCATTTCTAGCTTCATTGACAATAAAGATGTCGATCTTGTTGGTTCTAATGAAACGCTAGGAACAACCCCACGTCAATTAACGGATTTAATTGGATCATTAGCTGATTTAACTTCAGGCAGCGGAGATAAAGGCACTCCTATTGTCTTTATCCAAGGCTATTTTGACAACTATACAAACTAA
- a CDS encoding STAS domain-containing protein: protein MTKISLVYVVKENNRFKIHGQLFFASTHDFTQAFAEPIQEDLIILDFTHSHIWDDSSVEAIIKVIQKLKAQNKQVEIEGLNAQSQELVEKLKGYFLD, encoded by the coding sequence ATGACGAAAATCTCTTTAGTCTATGTTGTAAAAGAAAATAATCGTTTTAAGATTCATGGGCAATTATTTTTTGCTTCTACTCATGACTTTACACAAGCTTTCGCAGAACCTATTCAAGAAGATTTGATTATTTTGGACTTTACGCATTCGCATATCTGGGATGATTCCAGTGTAGAAGCGATCATCAAAGTAATCCAAAAACTTAAAGCACAAAATAAACAGGTTGAAATAGAAGGCTTGAATGCTCAAAGCCAAGAATTAGTCGAAAAATTAAAAGGATACTTTTTAGACTAA
- a CDS encoding LysR family transcriptional regulator — MVSKLDLYKVFCTVGKSESFSQAAKDMYMTQPAVSQAIRQLEKELEIRLFNRTPKGVTLTHDGLLLFEYANSALNLLRIGEEKMVESKNLMAGELRIGVGDTISRYFLLPYLEAFHNSYPQIKFKIFNGTTLELSALLKSGEVDIIICNFPLNDPALELRPCLEIQDIFVCGEKYKSRLTKPLTLTEVAAFPSILLEPKSISRKYVEDYLLTKGIKISPEFELGSHDLLLEFAKINLGIACVTKEFSQEYLTKGLVYEVPLVEEIPQRNIGACSLKSVPLSSAATKFIEMIENQEI, encoded by the coding sequence GTGGTAAGCAAATTAGATTTATATAAAGTATTTTGTACGGTCGGCAAAAGCGAGAGCTTTTCTCAAGCAGCAAAAGATATGTACATGACACAGCCGGCGGTAAGCCAAGCCATCAGGCAGTTAGAAAAAGAACTAGAGATACGCCTCTTTAATCGTACACCTAAAGGAGTCACTTTGACTCATGACGGGCTGCTTTTATTTGAATATGCTAACTCAGCGTTGAATTTGCTTCGTATCGGAGAAGAGAAAATGGTGGAATCCAAAAATTTAATGGCCGGAGAACTGAGAATAGGAGTAGGCGATACGATTTCAAGATATTTTCTGCTGCCTTATTTAGAGGCGTTTCATAATAGCTACCCTCAGATAAAATTTAAGATTTTTAATGGCACAACATTAGAACTTAGCGCACTATTAAAATCAGGCGAAGTCGATATCATTATTTGTAATTTTCCGTTAAATGACCCTGCATTAGAATTACGACCTTGCCTGGAAATCCAAGATATTTTTGTTTGCGGAGAGAAATACAAAAGCCGCTTAACAAAACCGTTAACTCTTACTGAAGTAGCAGCATTCCCGTCTATCTTACTTGAGCCGAAATCAATCTCTAGAAAGTATGTCGAAGATTATTTATTGACCAAAGGGATAAAAATCTCACCGGAATTTGAATTAGGTTCACATGATTTATTATTGGAATTCGCTAAAATAAATTTAGGGATCGCTTGTGTGACAAAAGAATTTTCGCAAGAATATTTAACCAAAGGATTAGTCTACGAAGTTCCTTTGGTTGAAGAAATACCTCAGAGAAACATAGGAGCCTGTTCGTTAAAAAGCGTCCCTTTATCTTCAGCTGCCACGAAATTTATTGAGATGATCGAAAACCAAGAAATTTAA
- a CDS encoding GyrI-like domain-containing protein yields the protein MKYEWRKKDKNIYLPKEQPTIVTLPKIQYLMIEGEGNPNGSGFSQTIEALYAYSYALKMSPRKGIETAGYYDYTVFPLEAFWDSKVPVVKGAPLDKDQLLYCIMIRQPEFITEMLVEKVEETVAKKVPKEMRDRVFLRSLEEGRNLQILHVGSYDDEPRSFQRMSDYCDEQGLERIGHVHKEIYLSDARKVAPDKLKTVLRFPIK from the coding sequence TGAAATACGAATGGCGGAAAAAGGACAAGAATATTTACTTGCCCAAAGAACAACCGACGATCGTGACACTTCCTAAAATACAGTATTTGATGATTGAAGGGGAAGGAAACCCTAACGGCAGTGGTTTTTCTCAAACCATTGAGGCGCTTTACGCTTATTCTTATGCTTTAAAAATGTCCCCACGAAAAGGGATTGAAACAGCTGGTTATTATGATTACACTGTTTTTCCTTTAGAAGCTTTTTGGGATTCCAAAGTACCGGTTGTTAAGGGCGCCCCTCTTGACAAAGATCAGCTTCTTTATTGTATTATGATTCGACAACCAGAATTTATAACCGAAATGTTAGTAGAAAAAGTCGAAGAAACCGTTGCGAAGAAAGTGCCGAAAGAAATGCGTGACCGTGTCTTCTTACGATCCCTCGAGGAAGGTCGCAACTTACAAATTCTGCATGTAGGAAGTTACGATGATGAACCTCGAAGTTTCCAACGAATGTCAGACTATTGTGACGAACAGGGTCTGGAACGTATTGGACACGTTCACAAGGAAATCTATCTTTCCGATGCTCGAAAAGTGGCGCCAGATAAATTGAAAACAGTGTTGCGTTTTCCAATTAAATAG